A single genomic interval of Helianthus annuus cultivar XRQ/B chromosome 13, HanXRQr2.0-SUNRISE, whole genome shotgun sequence harbors:
- the LOC110898510 gene encoding glutathione S-transferase T3-like isoform X1: MHPYRPPFGGPARPTNPNTTQPQTPYNLQDMDPSFLSYAAYLSGAPPFVSPTYGFGQAGGSQPSQPEPESEPDVEVVPESQPEPVQDKSKRGRRSHKKKEKDEPRRAKTTIKWTKDEEYTLTRAWLDISEDEDTANFQTGPVFWDRVRALFYSSWGQGEHRDKDSISSKWTDINNKCHAFQEVYQRNYDNRPSGESDVGVLTKTLEEFDRTKSPFTYYKCWELLRKSPKWALVNPMTTSSRRRAKRSKTSSSADPSTPTSDARNVDLNETLDVDEQFQDELARPTGRRKGTGKKTVESSSDLGLKDDFEEMNRRLQDIHDLGHKRWEIMKDRVVETKKFNELQEARQMEKDIEFLSKPIDHLQGDALILAQMRRQKIREKYGL; encoded by the exons ATGCATCCATACCGACCCCCGTTTGGTGGCCCCGCAAGACCcacgaacccgaacacaacccaaccgcaaaccCCGTACAACCTacaagacatggacccgagctttttaagttacgcggcttacttgagtggcgccCCTCCTTTTGTTTCTCCCACCTACGGCTttggtcaagccggcgggtcgcaaccgtcacaacccgaacccgaatccgaaccCGATGTCGAGGTCGTGCCGGAGTcgcaacccgaaccggtgcaagaCAAATCGAAACGCGGCAGAAGGTCGCATAAAAAGAAGGAAAAGGATGAGCCTCGACGTGCAAAAACAACCATTAAATGGACGAAGGACGAGGAATACACGTTGACTCGGGCGTGGCTCGATATTTCGGAGGACGAAGATACCG caaactttcaaacgggcccCGTTTTTTGGGATAGGGTGCGTGCACTCTTTTATAGCTcgtggggtcaaggcgaacatcgggacaaggattcaatttctagcaaatggaccgacatcaacaacaaaTGTCACGCGTTTCAAGAAGTTTACCAACGAAACTACGATAATCGCCCGAGCGGTGAAAGTGACGTCGGGGTTTTAACAAAGACTTTGGAGGAGTTCGATAGGACGAAAAGCCCTTTCACGTACTATAAGTGTTGGGAGctactacgaaaaagtccaaagtgggcgcTTGTTAATCCAATGACGACAAGTAGTAGACGCCgggctaaaaggtcaaaaacatcatcctccgcCGACCCCTCAACTCCGACATCCGATGCCCGTAATGTTGATTTAAATGAAACGTTGGACGTTGACGAGCAATTTCAAGACGAGTTGGCCCGACCCACCGGTAGAAGAAAGGGAACCGGGAAAAAAAcggtcgagtcgtcttccgatctcggCCTAAAGGatgatttcgaggagatgaaccgtcgtctccaagatATTCACGACCTCGGCCACAAACGTTGGGAGATTATGAAAGACCGAGTAGTTGAAACCAAAAAGTTCAACGAGTTGCAAGAGGCGCgacaaatggaaaaggacattgagtttttgtccaaaccgatCGACCACCTCCAAGGCGACGCGTTGATCTTGGCTcaaatgcgtcgccaaaaaatACGTGAAAAATATGGACTTTAG
- the LOC110898510 gene encoding glutathione S-transferase T3-like isoform X2 produces the protein MHPYRPPFGGPARPTNPNTTQPQTPYNLQDMDPSFLSYAAYLSGAPPFVSPTYGFGQAGGSQPSQPEPESEPDVEVVPESHKKKEKDEPRRAKTTIKWTKDEEYTLTRAWLDISEDEDTANFQTGPVFWDRVRALFYSSWGQGEHRDKDSISSKWTDINNKCHAFQEVYQRNYDNRPSGESDVGVLTKTLEEFDRTKSPFTYYKCWELLRKSPKWALVNPMTTSSRRRAKRSKTSSSADPSTPTSDARNVDLNETLDVDEQFQDELARPTGRRKGTGKKTVESSSDLGLKDDFEEMNRRLQDIHDLGHKRWEIMKDRVVETKKFNELQEARQMEKDIEFLSKPIDHLQGDALILAQMRRQKIREKYGL, from the exons ATGCATCCATACCGACCCCCGTTTGGTGGCCCCGCAAGACCcacgaacccgaacacaacccaaccgcaaaccCCGTACAACCTacaagacatggacccgagctttttaagttacgcggcttacttgagtggcgccCCTCCTTTTGTTTCTCCCACCTACGGCTttggtcaagccggcgggtcgcaaccgtcacaacccgaacccgaatccgaaccCGATGTCGAGGTCGTGCCGGA GTCGCATAAAAAGAAGGAAAAGGATGAGCCTCGACGTGCAAAAACAACCATTAAATGGACGAAGGACGAGGAATACACGTTGACTCGGGCGTGGCTCGATATTTCGGAGGACGAAGATACCG caaactttcaaacgggcccCGTTTTTTGGGATAGGGTGCGTGCACTCTTTTATAGCTcgtggggtcaaggcgaacatcgggacaaggattcaatttctagcaaatggaccgacatcaacaacaaaTGTCACGCGTTTCAAGAAGTTTACCAACGAAACTACGATAATCGCCCGAGCGGTGAAAGTGACGTCGGGGTTTTAACAAAGACTTTGGAGGAGTTCGATAGGACGAAAAGCCCTTTCACGTACTATAAGTGTTGGGAGctactacgaaaaagtccaaagtgggcgcTTGTTAATCCAATGACGACAAGTAGTAGACGCCgggctaaaaggtcaaaaacatcatcctccgcCGACCCCTCAACTCCGACATCCGATGCCCGTAATGTTGATTTAAATGAAACGTTGGACGTTGACGAGCAATTTCAAGACGAGTTGGCCCGACCCACCGGTAGAAGAAAGGGAACCGGGAAAAAAAcggtcgagtcgtcttccgatctcggCCTAAAGGatgatttcgaggagatgaaccgtcgtctccaagatATTCACGACCTCGGCCACAAACGTTGGGAGATTATGAAAGACCGAGTAGTTGAAACCAAAAAGTTCAACGAGTTGCAAGAGGCGCgacaaatggaaaaggacattgagtttttgtccaaaccgatCGACCACCTCCAAGGCGACGCGTTGATCTTGGCTcaaatgcgtcgccaaaaaatACGTGAAAAATATGGACTTTAG